The following proteins are encoded in a genomic region of Synechococcus sp. ROS8604:
- the coaE gene encoding dephospho-CoA kinase (Dephospho-CoA kinase (CoaE) performs the final step in coenzyme A biosynthesis.), whose amino-acid sequence MSERQRWEGRQRRIGLTGGIASGKSSVGHFLEQQGIAVLDADLYAHEALAPGTPATRAVLERYGVKVQSELSEGLDRAALGSIVFNDPQERTWLESQLHPLVRQRFDQELQTHVGESVVALMIPLLFETGLESLCSEVWVVYCSPTQQRQRLITRNQLSLEEAEQRIRAQWPTDRKIELADSVIENRGFPQSWTSQVRELLYAPPQLD is encoded by the coding sequence TTGAGTGAAAGACAACGCTGGGAAGGACGGCAACGGCGCATCGGCCTAACCGGTGGCATCGCCAGTGGAAAAAGCAGCGTGGGGCATTTTCTAGAACAACAGGGCATTGCCGTTCTTGATGCAGATCTCTATGCCCATGAAGCGTTGGCTCCGGGCACTCCGGCGACTCGTGCGGTGCTGGAGCGCTACGGCGTAAAAGTACAAAGCGAGCTCAGTGAAGGCCTTGACCGTGCGGCACTCGGCTCCATTGTGTTCAACGATCCACAAGAACGGACTTGGCTGGAATCTCAACTGCACCCGCTGGTGCGACAACGTTTCGACCAGGAGCTGCAGACGCATGTCGGCGAGAGTGTTGTGGCATTGATGATCCCTCTGCTGTTTGAAACTGGGTTGGAGAGTCTTTGTTCGGAAGTCTGGGTGGTGTACTGCTCGCCAACCCAGCAAAGACAACGACTCATCACCCGTAATCAGCTCTCTCTTGAGGAGGCCGAGCAACGCATCAGAGCCCAATGGCCTACGGATCGCAAGATTGAACTTGCTGACTCTGTCATTGAAAACAGGGGCTTTCCGCAGAGCTGGACGTCACAGGTCCGTGAGCTGCTTTATGCACCGCCGCAACTTGATTGA
- the gatB gene encoding Asp-tRNA(Asn)/Glu-tRNA(Gln) amidotransferase subunit GatB: MAAPVATELAWEAVIGLETHVQLGTNSKIFTSASTAYGDDPNTHIDPVVCGLPGTLPVLNQKVLEYAVKAAMALNLNIAEHSKFDRKQYFYPDLPKNYQISQFDEPIAEEGWIEVEVAEKGKDTYLKKIGIERLHMEEDAGKLVHAGSDRLAGSTHSLVDYNRAGVALAEIVSKPDLRNGREAAEYASEIRRIMRYLGVSDGNMQEGSLRCDVNISVRRGPDAPFGTKVEIKNMNSFSAIQKACEYEIQRQIKAYESGELIVQETRLWDESKQLTKSMRSKEGASDYRYFPDPDLGPIEVSVDQREAWRSELPELPSAKRHRYADALGLSQYDARVLTDERSMAQYFETVVAAGADAKLSANWITGDIAAYVNSNRLNFDALAFRPEQLAEMVKLIDGGKISGKIAKEILPELLEKGGSPKAIVDERGLGMISDPAAITAIVEELLAAHPDEVEAFRGGKNKLQGFFVGQLMKKTGGKADPKLANQILSMKLKG; this comes from the coding sequence ATGGCAGCACCTGTAGCAACGGAACTGGCCTGGGAAGCCGTGATCGGTTTGGAGACCCACGTGCAGCTGGGTACCAACAGCAAGATTTTCACGTCCGCTTCCACGGCCTACGGGGATGACCCCAACACCCATATCGATCCCGTGGTGTGTGGACTGCCAGGCACGCTTCCGGTTTTGAATCAAAAGGTGCTCGAGTACGCCGTTAAGGCGGCGATGGCGCTGAATCTCAACATTGCCGAACACAGCAAATTCGATCGCAAGCAATATTTCTATCCAGATCTGCCGAAGAACTACCAGATTTCTCAATTCGATGAGCCGATTGCAGAAGAGGGCTGGATCGAGGTGGAAGTTGCAGAGAAAGGTAAAGACACCTACCTGAAAAAGATCGGAATCGAGCGCCTGCACATGGAGGAGGATGCTGGCAAGTTGGTGCACGCAGGAAGCGATCGCCTGGCGGGCTCGACGCATTCGCTCGTGGACTACAACCGAGCGGGCGTAGCCCTCGCCGAGATCGTGAGCAAGCCCGATTTGCGCAACGGTCGGGAAGCGGCGGAATACGCCTCTGAGATCCGCCGGATCATGCGCTATCTGGGTGTGAGCGATGGAAACATGCAGGAGGGCTCCCTTCGCTGCGACGTCAATATCTCCGTGCGTCGGGGCCCTGATGCTCCCTTTGGCACGAAGGTGGAGATCAAGAATATGAACTCGTTTTCTGCTATTCAGAAGGCTTGCGAATACGAGATTCAGCGGCAGATCAAGGCTTATGAAAGTGGTGAGCTGATCGTTCAGGAAACGCGTCTTTGGGATGAGAGCAAACAGCTCACCAAGAGCATGCGCAGCAAGGAGGGAGCAAGCGATTACCGCTATTTCCCCGATCCGGATCTTGGTCCAATTGAGGTGAGCGTTGATCAGCGCGAAGCCTGGAGGAGTGAACTGCCGGAGCTGCCATCGGCTAAGCGCCATCGTTATGCCGATGCCCTTGGGCTGTCTCAGTACGACGCGCGCGTGCTGACCGACGAACGTTCGATGGCGCAGTATTTCGAAACCGTTGTGGCCGCCGGCGCAGACGCCAAGTTGTCAGCGAATTGGATTACGGGTGATATTGCCGCTTACGTCAACAGCAATCGCCTGAACTTCGATGCCTTGGCCTTTCGCCCTGAACAGCTCGCCGAGATGGTCAAGCTGATTGATGGCGGCAAGATCAGCGGCAAGATCGCCAAGGAGATTCTCCCCGAGCTTCTTGAGAAGGGTGGTTCTCCTAAAGCGATTGTGGATGAACGTGGACTGGGGATGATCAGCGATCCTGCGGCCATCACTGCGATCGTGGAAGAGCTGCTGGCTGCTCATCCTGATGAGGTAGAGGCATTCCGTGGTGGAAAAAATAAACTGCAGGGCTTCTTTGTGGGGCAGCTGATGAAGAAAACTGGCGGTAAAGCTGATCCCAAATTGGCCAATCAGATCCTCAGCATGAAACTCAAGGGATAG
- a CDS encoding SGNH/GDSL hydrolase family protein, with protein MYLDCPTPPIPIERSYRADDSHKNILNITVFGDSMSDFGSRSAAMYKQVLYPNARPGWSGKTFNYSNNNWQTFLRQSIGTSTQNKFCSDITNRFIGGGPSPITATDENPSYALGGALTGRKTIFDVLNAFGQFPTELLKPPYAVSQLGIRSQIEHFFQRDRRDLSAQLTVIWGGGNDILATVLQQQNLNTAFEQILNNSKANLITLLRNSNAKTVLISSGAPIIGSVDGVNYVLPYIRDLPQSWQEQIQSGANSILHIKTQQIANEITKMFPYATIISFNNEYEYNWKRFGDKLGNFKQYGIINTTDAAQEEAQLDQKDGILYNLPTVAAENQTSHRKQTEAGFLYFDSLHPTEAGHRMLAKAIELTLAEHQAAIESSLTQTITSAENFIYTGTSGNDFITSSPDGSTLHGAEGNDILQGQAGDDDLKGGLGNDKLDGKGGSNRLQGGLGADVFVISLKGLIDGPQIIEDFNSGEGDRILLSPVLSELMGDPFLVPTAAQWEQAVKIGHTKDGNLRLEIPLSPISERTGIMILNNIKALKFNSLS; from the coding sequence ATGTATCTCGACTGCCCAACACCGCCGATCCCTATCGAAAGATCGTACAGGGCAGATGATAGCCATAAAAATATTCTAAACATCACTGTCTTCGGCGACAGCATGAGCGATTTTGGCTCAAGATCGGCCGCCATGTACAAACAGGTTCTCTATCCCAACGCCCGTCCTGGATGGAGCGGCAAAACGTTTAACTATTCGAACAATAACTGGCAAACCTTCTTACGCCAATCCATTGGCACATCCACGCAGAACAAGTTTTGTTCAGACATTACCAATCGCTTCATCGGGGGAGGTCCAAGCCCAATCACCGCAACCGACGAGAACCCCTCCTATGCACTTGGCGGCGCCCTGACTGGCCGAAAGACGATCTTTGATGTTTTGAATGCTTTTGGACAGTTCCCAACAGAGCTCCTTAAGCCTCCTTATGCCGTCAGCCAACTAGGGATACGCTCACAGATTGAGCATTTTTTCCAACGCGATCGCCGCGATCTTTCTGCCCAACTCACTGTGATATGGGGCGGAGGAAATGACATCCTGGCGACGGTACTGCAACAACAGAATCTCAACACCGCTTTTGAGCAGATTCTGAACAACAGCAAAGCCAATCTGATCACCTTGCTGCGCAATAGCAATGCAAAAACTGTTTTAATCTCTAGTGGGGCCCCGATCATTGGCAGCGTGGATGGGGTGAACTATGTCCTGCCCTACATCAGAGATCTTCCACAGAGCTGGCAGGAGCAAATTCAGTCTGGCGCCAACTCGATCCTACACATCAAAACCCAACAGATAGCAAACGAAATCACAAAAATGTTCCCCTATGCAACGATTATTTCCTTCAATAACGAATACGAATACAACTGGAAGCGTTTTGGTGACAAACTCGGAAACTTCAAACAATATGGCATTATCAATACAACTGATGCTGCACAAGAAGAAGCTCAGCTTGACCAGAAAGACGGAATTCTATACAATCTGCCTACAGTTGCTGCAGAGAATCAGACATCCCACCGGAAACAAACCGAAGCTGGTTTTCTCTACTTTGACTCATTACATCCGACCGAAGCCGGCCACAGAATGCTTGCGAAAGCAATCGAGCTCACACTTGCGGAGCATCAGGCAGCAATCGAATCATCATTAACACAAACAATCACCTCTGCAGAAAACTTTATTTATACTGGAACATCAGGCAACGATTTCATCACTTCATCTCCCGATGGCAGCACACTTCATGGTGCAGAGGGGAATGACATTCTTCAAGGTCAAGCCGGAGATGATGATCTCAAGGGTGGGCTTGGCAACGACAAACTTGATGGCAAGGGCGGAAGCAATCGCTTGCAAGGAGGACTTGGTGCAGACGTGTTTGTCATCAGCCTCAAAGGGCTGATCGATGGCCCGCAGATCATTGAAGATTTCAACAGTGGGGAAGGAGACAGAATTCTGCTTTCACCTGTTCTAAGTGAACTAATGGGAGACCCCTTTCTTGTTCCCACAGCTGCCCAATGGGAACAAGCTGTTAAAATCGGGCACACCAAAGATGGAAATCTGAGGCTTGAGATACCTCTAAGCCCAATCAGCGAACGGACTGGAATCATGATCCTGAACAACATCAAGGCCTTGAAGTTCAATTCTCTGTCCTGA
- a CDS encoding FAD-dependent oxidoreductase — MGLAIAHQLARRGRCVTVLSRRRNEAAGFVAAGMLAPHAEGLHGDLLQLGQLSLERIPRWVAQIEADSGLPCGLRATGIVVPFLDAKERDCYPTAAFGEALNRERLEQLLPGIAPAWQAGLLFDQDGQIDNRRQLMRSLESACVDRGVNFQEGVEVLDVLQRDGRLKGVQTRDSEGQVATLECTTAVLCSGAWSAQLLPELPVFPVKGQMVSLQTPRGALKHVIFGPGTYLVPREDGLVVVGATSEPEAGFKEGLTPQGQQHLNKGIAALLPEAVNWPPMERWWGFRPCTPDEGPLLGEGPIQGLWLACGHHRNGVLLAAITAELLAGAITNQTSSPDTSKLFNAFRWNRFQ, encoded by the coding sequence ATGGGCCTCGCCATCGCCCATCAGCTAGCCCGGCGCGGCCGTTGCGTCACCGTTCTGAGCAGGCGACGCAACGAGGCAGCTGGCTTCGTGGCTGCAGGAATGCTGGCTCCCCATGCCGAAGGATTGCATGGCGATCTCTTGCAACTTGGCCAGCTGAGCCTGGAGCGCATTCCCCGCTGGGTGGCGCAGATTGAAGCCGACAGTGGACTTCCCTGCGGGCTGCGCGCCACGGGGATTGTGGTGCCCTTTCTTGATGCAAAAGAACGAGATTGTTATCCGACGGCCGCTTTTGGCGAAGCCCTGAATCGAGAACGGCTTGAACAACTGCTACCGGGTATCGCACCGGCCTGGCAGGCCGGCCTGCTCTTTGACCAAGACGGGCAAATTGACAATCGCCGTCAACTCATGCGCTCCTTAGAAAGTGCCTGCGTTGACAGGGGCGTGAATTTCCAGGAAGGAGTGGAGGTTCTCGACGTCCTGCAACGAGATGGTCGCCTCAAGGGTGTGCAAACCCGTGATTCCGAAGGCCAGGTCGCCACTCTGGAATGCACGACAGCCGTTCTGTGCAGCGGGGCCTGGAGTGCTCAACTTCTTCCTGAATTGCCGGTCTTCCCAGTGAAGGGGCAGATGGTGTCACTACAAACCCCTCGCGGCGCCCTCAAACACGTCATTTTCGGCCCGGGCACGTATCTCGTCCCTCGCGAGGATGGTCTCGTGGTTGTAGGGGCCACCTCAGAGCCAGAAGCCGGCTTCAAGGAAGGGTTAACGCCTCAAGGGCAGCAACATCTCAACAAGGGGATCGCGGCCCTGCTTCCGGAAGCAGTGAACTGGCCGCCCATGGAACGTTGGTGGGGTTTTCGTCCCTGCACTCCTGATGAAGGTCCTTTACTGGGAGAAGGGCCCATCCAAGGACTATGGCTGGCCTGCGGCCATCACCGCAATGGCGTTTTGCTAGCAGCAATCACAGCGGAATTGTTGGCTGGCGCCATCACCAACCAAACGTCCAGTCCCGATACATCAAAGCTTTTTAATGCCTTTCGCTGGAACCGTTTTCAGTGA
- the ndk gene encoding nucleoside-diphosphate kinase produces MAAERSFIAIKPDGVQRGLVGEILGRFERKGFKLVGLKQLTPSRELAEQHYGVHKERPFFAGLVDFITSGPVVAMVWEGDGVITSARKMIGATKPLEAEPGTIRGDLAVNIGRNVIHGSDAAETAQFEIGLWFQPSELSDWTPSDQAWRVEG; encoded by the coding sequence ATGGCTGCCGAACGCTCTTTTATTGCCATCAAGCCCGACGGCGTTCAACGCGGTCTTGTGGGCGAGATCCTGGGTCGCTTTGAGCGAAAGGGCTTCAAGCTGGTGGGCCTAAAGCAGCTCACCCCAAGCCGTGAGCTGGCTGAACAGCACTATGGCGTACACAAAGAGCGCCCTTTCTTTGCTGGTTTGGTGGACTTCATCACCTCAGGCCCTGTGGTGGCCATGGTGTGGGAGGGCGATGGTGTGATCACCAGCGCGCGCAAAATGATCGGTGCCACGAAGCCTTTGGAGGCTGAGCCCGGCACCATCCGTGGCGATTTGGCCGTCAACATCGGCCGCAATGTGATTCACGGTTCTGATGCAGCAGAAACGGCTCAGTTTGAAATTGGGCTTTGGTTTCAACCCTCTGAATTGAGCGATTGGACTCCGTCCGATCAAGCCTGGCGCGTCGAAGGTTGA
- the speA gene encoding biosynthetic arginine decarboxylase has translation MVLADSITWTGSDSAQLYGLERWGDPYFSINPRGHVSVQPRGDRGGSLDLMELVAGLQDRSLGLPLLIRFDDILEDRLERLHAAFERAVTRYDYEGRYQGVFPVKCNQQRHVVEELVTCGRRWHFGLEAGSKAELLIALSLMDDPEALLICNGYKDQRYIETAILARRLGRRPVVVIEQPDEVQRIIDASQELGAAPLIGIRARLSSRSTGRWGSSVGDKAKFGLPAPEIISAVEALRDANLLSELRLLHFHVGSQINDIAVVKDALQEASRLYVELHALGGPMGYLDVGGGLGIDYDGSRTATAASTNYSLQNYANDVVATVKEGCEPNNVPVPTLVSESGRAIASHFSVLVFNVLGSGGLQQPVPPVEENEPLIVRNLRETFQGIQALPTETPVDPSRLQEAWNDALKFKEDALAAFRLGYLSLKERSMAEQLTWACARALLDRLSDQAKLPDDLKTLPAVLAETYYANLSIFRSAPDTWAIQQLFPLMPLHRLNEQPTRLGHFADLTCDSDGKLNRFINDGQNKPLLELHPLKPSEPYLIGMFLGGAYQEVMGNLHNLFGSTDAAHIRLAPGGDYQVDHVVRGDTNADVLEMMEHDPVQLLERLRMASEKAISSGTLRIHESRRLMDHLEISLRQSTYLQS, from the coding sequence ATGGTGCTCGCCGATTCCATCACCTGGACGGGGAGCGATAGCGCCCAGCTTTATGGGCTGGAGCGCTGGGGTGATCCTTATTTCTCGATCAACCCACGTGGACATGTCAGTGTGCAGCCACGCGGAGACCGTGGCGGAAGCCTTGATCTGATGGAGCTGGTAGCTGGCCTGCAGGACCGCAGCCTTGGACTCCCCCTCCTGATCCGCTTCGACGACATCCTTGAAGACAGGCTGGAACGCCTGCACGCTGCATTTGAACGGGCGGTTACTCGCTACGACTACGAGGGCCGCTACCAAGGCGTCTTCCCCGTGAAGTGCAACCAACAGCGTCACGTGGTGGAAGAGCTGGTGACCTGCGGGAGGCGCTGGCATTTCGGTTTAGAGGCAGGCAGCAAAGCCGAACTCCTGATCGCTCTCTCTTTGATGGACGATCCTGAAGCCCTTCTGATCTGCAACGGCTACAAAGATCAGCGCTACATCGAAACGGCCATTTTGGCCAGAAGGCTCGGCCGAAGGCCCGTTGTGGTGATCGAACAACCCGACGAAGTGCAGCGCATCATCGATGCCAGCCAGGAGCTGGGAGCCGCACCGCTGATCGGCATTCGTGCGCGTCTCTCCAGCCGAAGCACCGGACGTTGGGGTAGCTCCGTGGGAGACAAGGCAAAATTTGGGCTACCCGCTCCCGAAATCATCAGCGCCGTTGAGGCCCTGCGCGACGCCAACCTGCTCAGCGAGCTGCGCCTTCTGCATTTCCATGTCGGCAGCCAAATCAACGACATCGCCGTAGTAAAAGATGCATTGCAGGAGGCCTCTCGTCTGTATGTGGAGCTTCATGCCCTTGGAGGCCCGATGGGCTACTTGGATGTAGGCGGTGGTCTCGGAATCGACTACGACGGCAGTCGCACCGCCACGGCAGCCTCAACAAACTATTCCCTGCAGAACTACGCCAACGACGTTGTCGCAACGGTGAAAGAGGGGTGCGAACCCAACAATGTTCCCGTACCAACGCTCGTCAGCGAAAGCGGTCGAGCGATTGCGAGCCATTTCTCAGTGCTGGTGTTCAACGTTCTGGGTAGCGGTGGGCTGCAGCAACCGGTACCGCCGGTTGAAGAGAATGAACCCCTGATCGTTCGCAATCTGCGTGAAACCTTTCAAGGCATCCAAGCCTTACCCACCGAAACTCCTGTTGACCCATCTCGCCTGCAGGAAGCCTGGAACGATGCTCTCAAATTCAAAGAGGATGCCTTGGCCGCCTTCCGGCTCGGCTACTTGAGTTTGAAAGAGCGCAGCATGGCGGAACAACTCACCTGGGCATGCGCCAGGGCCTTGCTCGACCGCCTGTCCGATCAAGCCAAACTGCCCGACGACCTCAAAACCCTTCCGGCTGTCTTAGCGGAAACCTATTACGCCAATCTTTCGATCTTCCGCTCCGCACCAGACACCTGGGCCATCCAGCAACTCTTCCCACTGATGCCTCTGCATCGTCTCAACGAACAACCCACACGGCTCGGGCATTTCGCCGATTTAACCTGCGATTCCGATGGCAAGCTGAACCGTTTCATCAACGACGGCCAAAACAAACCCCTGCTCGAGCTTCATCCCCTAAAGCCAAGTGAGCCCTATCTGATCGGAATGTTTCTCGGTGGTGCCTATCAAGAGGTGATGGGCAACCTGCACAACTTGTTCGGCAGCACTGATGCCGCTCACATTCGGCTAGCCCCAGGAGGCGACTACCAAGTCGATCATGTCGTGCGTGGCGACACCAACGCCGACGTGCTGGAAATGATGGAACATGACCCAGTTCAACTCCTCGAACGACTGCGGATGGCCAGTGAGAAAGCAATCAGCAGCGGCACATTACGCATCCATGAATCCAGACGATTGATGGATCACCTGGAAATCAGTCTGCGCCAGAGCACCTATTTACAAAGCTAA
- a CDS encoding Coq4 family protein — MHLKLRERLQNLKMVAALASFLKTPGSLDSVFAVADSVKDGPLGEQALRHLLSDRHFKALVDEEWRPDRIDLQNLQTLPEGSLGRCYADQLISQGITPDTLIDPTPVTNANEFVVHRVRETHDIVHVLTGFGLDGDSEIGLQGFNLAQNRSPVAVMLIFGAMLSSLQNDEPLEPLLRALAHGFQMGLNADLVIGRKLEEGWERPLNDWREELKLPVDNHA; from the coding sequence ATGCACCTCAAATTGCGCGAGCGTCTGCAAAATTTGAAAATGGTGGCCGCTTTAGCCAGCTTTCTTAAAACCCCAGGGTCCTTAGACAGCGTTTTTGCTGTAGCAGACAGTGTTAAAGACGGTCCTCTTGGGGAACAAGCCCTTCGCCACCTTCTCTCTGACAGACACTTCAAAGCCCTTGTTGATGAAGAGTGGAGACCGGACCGAATTGATCTGCAAAATCTACAAACCCTGCCGGAGGGCAGCCTCGGACGTTGCTATGCCGATCAACTCATCAGCCAAGGCATCACTCCCGACACCTTGATCGATCCAACACCAGTCACCAATGCCAATGAATTCGTTGTTCACAGGGTCAGGGAAACCCACGACATCGTTCATGTACTGACCGGTTTTGGCCTTGATGGTGATAGTGAAATAGGCCTTCAGGGCTTCAACCTCGCTCAGAATCGATCCCCAGTGGCGGTGATGCTCATTTTTGGGGCGATGCTCAGCAGCCTTCAAAACGATGAACCACTTGAGCCACTACTCCGCGCACTGGCCCACGGATTTCAGATGGGCCTGAATGCAGATCTGGTGATCGGCCGCAAGCTGGAGGAGGGCTGGGAACGTCCACTCAACGACTGGCGTGAAGAGCTGAAATTACCCGTAGACAACCACGCATGA